In Gadus morhua chromosome 5, gadMor3.0, whole genome shotgun sequence, the genomic stretch CCCCCTGTCACTGACTCCTCACTGACTCCTCCCCTGtcactgactcctccccctgtcaCTGACTCCtcactgactcctccccctgtcaCTGACTCCCCACTGACTCCTCCCCTGTCACTGACTCCCCACTGACTCCTCCCCTGTCACTGACTCCTCCCCTGTGGTTAACAGGCGCTCCCCTTATGCTCCGCCCAGGTACCAAGCCCCCCAGGCGCAGCGcgtcgcctcctcctcctcctccagctctctggGCTCCGGGGCTCAGGCTCTGTCCGACCCCCCCGTGAGGCAGCGGCCCTCCTCCGCCCTCTGCCCGCCCCTGGGGGGCCCCCCACGCACTGCCACGGCCGaggggccccccccccagggccacgCCCCCGAGGCCGCGCCCCCCGGCGCCCCGTAGGACGGCAGTAGGAGTGTGTACGTACCGCAGACTTGGGGTTCACTTTTGATCATTACTTCAGGTTTTTTATTTGGTTGTTAAAGATTGTGTTTGGGCATGGGCTTCTGACGTTCTGTGAGCATGTTTCGATGTAACCAGATGaactttgtatttattatgaAGTTTAGGCTAAGTTTAGTTCTGGGATGTGGAGCTTCTTCATTTGGCTGGTTGTTGTTTTATATCCAATGTGGCCCAAAGCATCAAACAAATGTTTCAAGTTATGTTAACTAAAATGAtagaattgtaaaaaaaaatctttgttgAAAATGTCTGAATCAGAAAAATGGGTTGGTTATCAACCTGATATTCTCAGCATTACTATGTAATAATGCTTTAATGTCAAAAAGACCAAAAGCGACCAAGTACTTAagtggggtgggggttgggttcCCGGCAAAATCAgtcttattttttattgtaagAACCTAGGATTttgagtgaaaaaaaacattgctttaAGTTATATTATTGCTGAATTATTTGTGATCCAAATATTTGACGAATGTTGCAATGCTCTCTTATTTATAGTTGCCTTATTTTCATATGGTTGTACAATTGCTTGTATAAACGCCATTACTTACAAACaagaataaacaaaataaaatgtgaacTTTGAGTACACCGAATCCTAACCGAGACCCAAACTGTGTGGATCCGAGTTGCATGTTTGACGCGCTCTGAGTGACAGCGCTACATTGTACAGTAAGATGACGTCACATGAAGTCACATCGCCCTCCGTACAGCAAGATGACGTCCCTCCCAGAGTCACTTGACCCTCCGTACAGTAAAATGACGTCCCTCCCAGAGTCCCATGACCGGCCATACAGTAAGACGTCACATGACCCTCCGTACAGTAATATGACGTCACATGACCCTCCGTACAGTAAGATGACGTCTCTCCCAGAGTCACATGACCCTCCGTACAGTAAGATGACGTCTCTCCCAGAGTCACATGACCGCCGTACAGTAGGTCCAACATGGCAGACGGAGAGCGGGTCCTCCGCGGTAACTAAAGCAACACTTCAAACCCGCCGACACACACATTAGAACAACACAAGACCGCAGCGATGAGGGAAAGGCTGAAGAAAAAGAAGGGCAGGACGTGGGCGGAAGCCGCTAAAACGGTACCGTGTTCTTATCCACCGCTTGTTATGGTTGTTTTCCCTCCGCTTGTACCACTGTGTTGATGGGTTCACGACCCGCCGCTGGTGCAGACCCACCGTGGACCTCACAGCCCCCCGGGGGTCTGGGCTGCGACCCGCCGTGGACCTCACAGCCCCCGGGGGTCTGCCATCAGGACCTACAGGTTTACTTTAGAGCAGGGATCACTACGGACCGCGTTCTGTCTCCGACCCCAGCCAGAGAAATGCGTGCGTTGTTGCGCCCAGACgtggtctgtccgtctgtctatccgGCTGTCTGTGGCCGCCGAGGAAACCCGTCAAAGCGTCGCTGGTGCTGCTGCGGGGCTAGCTTGTTAGCTCCACGGCGACACTTCCACTGACCTAATGTTTACACGTCGCACAATAAACGGTCTGAACCCACCGCCGGGGCCGtgtttgttgttcttcttcCCCGCTAGCTTAGCATGAGGCTAGTGGATGGGCGCCTACCTGCCGTCCGAGGAGCGTCTTGTTTTGCTAGCCTAGCCGCTAAGCTAACACGCACAACATGTAAACACAGGAGGATCAGCACTGTCGTGGTCTCCTGGTcacctcctctggtctccttgtctctcccgGTGTTTtccttgtctccttgtctctcgcTGTGGTCTCCTTGTCCCCTTCGTCTCTCCCTGTGGTCTCCTCTTCTCTACCTCTGGTCTCcttgtctctttttctctccctgtgGTCTCCTCGTCTCTACCCCtggtctccttgtctctccctgtggtctccttgtctctccctgTGGTCTCCTCGTCTCTACCTCtggtctccttgtctccttttctctccctatGGTCTCCTCGTCTCTACCTCCGGTCTCATTGTCTCTCCCTGtggtctccttgtctctccctgTGGTCTCCTCGTCTCTACCTCtggtctccttgtctccttttctctccctatGGTCTCCTCGTCTCTACCTCCGGTCTCATTGTCTCTCCCTGtggtctccttgtctctccctgTGGTCTCCTTGTATCTACCTCTGGTCTCCTTGTCTTACCTGTGTATCCTACCTGTGACTCCCACCTATGAATCTTTGTGTTAttgacattttatttgacaactGTCACATTGTTAATTTTTTCATCATTCAACTATCTAAATCTCCTTTACGTTAATATATAATTCTCTTTTAGCCTGTGTTAAAAGTGAGATAAAAGACACAAATGAAACGTAAACAGTATCTTATTTAACAGGAATTCTTCAGAGGTTAAACTGTCCCCATGAATCACACTAGGGTGATCACCAGATAGGCTACTCAAAAGCATAACAGCTACTTATGAATATATAGTAAGCCACCTAAACTATATCTATTTCAGGGTTCCGCCAATATAGATGGATCATGTAATTTAAATCACATTGATCTTGCTCATAGTATGAGCAGGccataacataaaataaaatcatataTGTGATCAGGTCAAACTAATACTATTACTTTGGTAATAGTATGTTAAAGAATAATTTTATCTTTCTATTATAGGTTCTGGAGAAGTATCCCAACACACCAATGAGCCATAAAGAGATCTTGCAGGTGATCCAAAGAGAGAGGCTTAAAGAAATAAGGTAAACAATAGAACCCTTAGTGCTGTTCATCAGTGTATTAGGCAGTGCAGGCGAGGGCATTACCGTGCTCTCCGCATCGTATGACATTGTCTCCATCACCCATTTTCTTTTGAGCACGGGTCATTATTTTAACTCAGGTTTTCTAATTGTTTTATTTCCTTTGTCGTTTCATTGTCACTGTTGTCATCCAGAAGGTAAGAAAAAGCTAGCCAACTCTCCCCCAAACAAATCCTTGCCAAGTGATTTTGTTTGGTTATAGCTTCTGCTTGTTATTAACAATAACATTTGCTTTCTTCAGTGAGCATAATTACAGTGACTTAGCCCCTCAGACCTGCGTGAAACCCTAACCCACCTGTTGCATAACATCCTGACTCTGAGTCTACATTGCTTTGGCCCAGATTGTCTTCAGGCAATAAGATGAGGGATCGTGGTATTGAAATAGGCAGTAAAGTTCTGCATGAAACCTTTATTGTGATGGTCCCAGCAGGCTTTACGAATGTTAATGATCATTGATCAGTTCAGACAAGCTCTCTGACTTACTGACTCTgacagtctctctgtctctctctttgtctctctctcaaacatacATTGTAGTTACTATCAGTGCTTTAACAAGCTTCAAAATGTCTTCCAAGTAAACAAAATATGTGCATCGAGTTCCTTTGGAACTTAGATCAGCCTCAAACTAAACCTGTGCGTCTGGGAACGTCTTCCACCAAAGATACTAATGACAATTTCCCTGTAAACCCAGGTCATTTAATTCATCAGCATGATAACTGAACCCACCCACGACCCCCGTAACTCCTCtgtcctttcctcttctcttccatccctctcctctcctctcccagaatctcctctcctctccctgaatcttctctcctctcctctcccccactctcccccactctcccccactcccctctcctctcccctcctctcctctcctctcccctcccctctcctctcctctcctctcctctcccctcctctcccctcctctcctctcctctcctctcccctcccctcctctcctctcccctcctctcctctcctctcctctcccctcctctcctctcctctcccccactctctcccctcctctcccctcctctcccctcctctcctctcccctcctctcccctcccctcctctcctctcctctcctctcctctcctctcctcccctcttctcttctcctctcctctcctctcctctcccctcctctcctcccctctctctcctcccctctctctcctctcccctcccctcctctcctctcctctcctctcccctcctctcctcccctctctctcctctcccctccggtCTGTTTTACGTGGAACCAGATGGGTAATTTACATTTCTGTGCCGTGATCTAGTGGAACTTCGCCGCTGGCATGTCTGAACGCCATGCTCCATACCAACTCCCGGGGAGACGAGGGCATCTTCTACAAAGTTCCTGGCAGAATGGGCGTCTACACACTTAAGGTTAGTTTAAAGCAATATGCAGAACAAACTTCCCTTCCCTCACTCGGAAAAATCCACGTTTTGTTCAATAAGCCTGACCCGGCCCGTATCCTCATATGTCTGCGATCGACAACAATTAACAGCTAGAATTTTTCTTAATTGTTATTACCAATAATTATTTTCTAACCTTTGTTTCAGAGTAACGTTGACCTCAATGTGAGCGTATTGCTGCCAAGTACGCCGTTTAGGAAACAGACGACGCATAGGCTCGGCGTGAAGGCATGGATGGGGTGGTGGAAGGGTTGGATATAGGCCTGGTTGCTACGGAAACAGAGTGGGCGTGCGCACGTACTGAACGGAAACTGGACCGTAGTAAACTGCATATTGTCAACGACTGATGAGAGAACTACAAGTTCTTATTCTCTTCCCTCCGCAGCCTCATCCTCGTTCTCCAAACGCACGTCTCCGACCAGAGACCCGCCGGTAATGAGCGCGATGTGTTTCTGATTCTAGAAGGAAGGCTCGGACGGGGTCAAGAAGCTGTCGGGGGAGGtgcacgaggaggaggacgaggaggaggaggaggacgggtcTGAGGAGAGCAGTGAGGACCTCTCAGACTCGCCCAGCAGTGAGAACAGCAGCAAGGTGCTCAGCCAGGAGCGTGACGGCGGCAGGTGGCGACGCAGAGGTACGACCGCCCCCAGACCCTGACCGGCCGACCCACCCCCAGGAGAGGCTAGGGCTTAGGGCTTCGACTCCCAGCCCAGTGGTTCTGGGTTCTGACCCCAATGCCTAGTGTCCTCGAGCAAGATGCGAACCCCTACCTGCGTCTCAGTCACATGTATCTGAAATCAATGGAAGTCGACCGGGGGCTCTGTCAGCTAAATGACTCATTAATATTCAAAAGGACTCACAGTCTTTAAGGAGGACATTCAGTCACCAGTTCTAATTGAACCGTTCACAAGGTCGCATTGGTGATCTGTTCAGAGGAAATCCTGAGATGATCTATTTGTTATTGGAGAACTAGAAAAATCCTCATGGCTTTCACAAAGCACCCCCCGTGGGATCGAATGCCGGCTGTGTTCTGTTCCCGTGGGAGTGACCTGCTTTACTGGGCTCTTGTGTCATGTTGCATATGTACAACACTAAAAAAAACAGAATCAAATTCATAAATCACTTGTCACGACACGTTTCGCCAGGTGTTCTGTTCGCACAGCCGTGTTGCTTGGCCTCAATACCAGACCAACCCTTGTAATTGTTACATGGTTAGTCGACAGAAGAGTTCCCCCCCGGGCCGTGTGTGAAGATAACCTGTGTGTCTACTGGGAGCCTCATACCTGGTGGCGTTCTTCACCGGCGGGGAAACCTGATCTTCCTCACCAACCAAACTGATGCTTGGCTTTAATCCTCGTCACATCATTGTGCTCAGAGTCCGTCGTCCACTGAGTTCTTAATTCCGCTTGTTTGACTTGAAGCTGACATGCAGACTGTTGGAACAGGAAGAGTGTGACCAGCAACCACTTCCTCATAACGAGTGTGAAACGGTGTGACGAAGCAGCCAGCGCCACACGATCAGCCCTGCCTGCAGCAGAGATCAGCGAGGCTCTCCGCCGACGTGGTTTGTGTTGGCTCGTCCTCCACAACTTTAGTTTAAATGAACAAACAGTGTCGACCAGCAGAGAGAGGCCAATGCAGGCGGAAGGACAGAGGACAGCCTAAAGACAGCTTTGGCGGCGCCACGATGTGTGAGTAGGGTCTCAGTCGTATAGGAAGTGGACTCGCTGTCCGCAGGCCTTCAGGCCCCTGTAATGTAATCTACGGATTTGTGCGAGGATGGGGGGTTTTTGGTTCCCTCAAAACAGGCCGGGTGGCGCTGTGCGGACGGCCTCAGCGTGGGCGTCCCGGTACCGTGTTCATGTACTCAtctggttgttgttggtttgaTGTTTTTCAGTTCCTACCAAGCTGGAGCCGCtgccgccctcctccccccagccccgctgctcctcccctctggtCCCGGCCGCCAAACTCATCTCCCCCTCGCAGAAACACGGCAAGAAGGCTCTGAAGCAGGTAGGCCCCGCACGGAGGGAAGCTCCGGGGCTCATCAGAGGGTTCTGACGTTCAGTGGGACGCCTGGCCCTCAGGCTGCTGTCAGTGCTGACATGGAACAGTGCAACCACAATACTactacacacgcatgcacgcacatatacacacgcacggcGCCACCGTGGGATAGAGTCCTGACCGCACCCCCCAACACTAGACCAAGCGCCCTGGCTTCATGAATACCACTGCTGTCGGTCTTAGCTTCCCTCGGCCTCCAACGAGGCAGCTTGTCAGGCCTCTCTTTGTTTAACGTGTCGTTGCTAGTTATGGTTCAAGTGGAAAATAACGAGGGagcagaagagggggggggacctccCTGTTTTTATTCGGCCGCCCGACGCCATTTGTGTCTTAATCACATTTCACTTGATTGCACGGATCCTAATTCACTCCATCTGTGTGGCGGTGGGATTCAATGCCTCGTAAGAccaatttaattatttttataagGCCGCAAAAACCCATGGTTACATGGcagtttggagagagagagagagagagagagagagagagagagagagagagagagagagagagagagagagagagagagagagagagagagagagagagagagagagagagagagagagagagagagagagagagagagagacaagcagagagagagagcattggaAGTTCTTATATGGATCTAACATTCAATTGCTGAACGGAAACGTTTTTCGACTTCTTGTGGAACGGTTCCTTGATGATCGTCCCATTATTGTTCAGTTTCCAAGGTGATCCATCGAGGTTCCCACCACAGACGTGTACTACCCCAGGGAGAGCGTGACGGCCTTATGTAACGCGCTCCTCTTTGCAACAGGAGGGCTACTTGAGAAAGAAAACATGTTCTTCTTTACTCCATCATGGAGGATAAGGGCTGGCGTGTGCGAGTGGGCGGGCCCATACGTGTGTGATGGTGTTACTGTatctgtggttgttgttgtttgttgaacTATTGCTCTGCCCGGTCAGGCCCTGAAGCAGCAGAGGAGCCAGCGGCGccaggggggcgtggcctccagCCAGCGGCGccaggggggcgtggcctccggCCAGCGACTCATCCTGAAGACGGTCAAAGACACGGCCGACAACATCTCCCCCCAGACCGGTGAGTCCCTGATCAACCTGCACCTCGTCCTACCGGACCCTGCTACCTTCAACCATTCTGACAGCTCGGCTGGTCGGCTCGCTGAAGATATGAGAGGGgcgagcggagagagagagcgcgtaccattaaggctTAGTCCTGACCGCAGCGACCAGGGTTAGATTCCCGTCTCTGTTCctctgctgcatgtcctccctctctctcccagaccgTCCTGTCCTTCTCACTCTATCATAAAGCATAAACATGCAAAATCGACCGTATCGTTTATTATGCATGCTAAATAACCACAATACTCTGAGGTCTTTGTATGAGGTGAGGTGGGCAGCGGAGCCTCTCCTAACAGATATGAGGGGTCCCCATCAGGGCTCTCACGTCACTGTCCTCCCCCTCCGTCCACAGACCTGTGTCTCGGCCCAGGACCCAGGACCATGGCGCAGCGAGGCAGCCGGCTCAGCCCACGTGAGTGAACCTGTCAGGAGAGCACCTCACAGGGCCTGTAGTCCTCCTTGGGCCAGGCAGCCCagccccctacctgctcctcagttCCACGTTCGCTACAAATGTTTTAATGAAGTCACATCGGACTGAAGCCTCTGCTGACTGTCTCAACTAACACACAACACTGAGGAGACACGTACACTTCCTGTGCAGCACAGCGTCGTATTATCCCAGCCCAGACCCgtccgtgtgtttgttttgcatccCAGGGCAACTCAAGCGCACCAAGTGTGAAATAGATGTGGAGACGCCCGACTCCATTCTGGTGAACACCAACCTGCGGGCCATCATCAACAAGCACACCCTGTCCGTGCTACCCCCCTCCTGCCAGCAGAGGCTGCTCAAGCTGCTGCCTGTGGTCGACCAGCAGGTGGGGCTATTGAGCCAGGCGCAAAGTACACAAGGATAAAAATGATTCACAGAGAAAAATGATTTGGATGAATTGGTGGATGGCCTCACTTTACTGTTGATCCATAAACAATAATCCACAGTCTTTTTCAAGAAATGGTTCCGTAAACAATAGTGGGTAAACAATAGCCTGTATAGAATTATCCAAGAAGTAATTAAACACTGGTATCGAAAAAAGtaattttaattttgttttgggGTGATGCCGCTGGCGATCGGCCCGACGATGGTGACCATGACAACCAGCCTTCTTCCCTCCCCAGGCCTGTCTGGACGGCCTCCTGAAGGTCACCGGCTCGGCACTCAACAACGAGTTCTTCGCCTCGGCGGCCCAGTCCTGGAAGGAGCGTCTGTCTGAGGGTGGGTACCCCTTAACCCCACTGAGGGTGGTCCCCATTAACCACACTGAAGGTGGTCCCCGTTAACCACACTGAGGGTGGTCCCCATTAACCACACTGAGGGTGGGTCCCCCTTAACCCCACTGAGGGTGGTCCCCATTAACCACACTGAAGGTGGTCCCCGTTAACCACACTGAGGGTGGTCCCCGTTAACCACACTGAAGGTGGTCCCCGTTAACCACACTGTGGGTGGTCCCCGTTAACCACACTGAGGGTGGTCCCCGTTAACCACACTGAGGGTGGTCCCCATTAACCACACTGAGGGTGGTCCCCCTTAATCACCACTGAGGGTGGTCCCCGTTAACCACACTGAGGGTGGTCCCCGTTAACCACACTGAGGGTGGTCCCCGTTAACCACACTGAAGGTGGTCCCCGTTAACCACACTGAGGGTGGTCccccttaaccacacagagGGTGGTCCCCCTTAACCCCACTGAGGGTGGTCCCCCTTAACCACACTGAGGGTGGTCCCCCTTAACCACACTGAGGGTGGTCCCCGTTAACCCCACTGAGGGTGGTCCCCGTTAACCACACTGAGGGTGGTCCCCGTTAACCACCACTGAGGGTGTCCCCCTTAACCACCACTGAGTGTGTCCCCCTTAACCACACTGAGGGTGGTCCCCGTTAACCCCACTGAGGGTGGGTCCCCCTTAACCCCACTGAGGGTGGTCCCCATTAACCACACTGAGGGTGGTCACCGTTAACCACACTGAGGGTGGTCCCCATTAACCACACTGAGGGTGGGTCCCCATTAACCACACTGAAGGTGGTCCCCGTTAACCACACTGAGGGTGGTCACCGTTAACCACACTGAGGGTGGTCCCCCTTAACCACACTGAGGGTGGTCCCCCTTAACCACACTGAGGGTGGTCCCCGTTAACCACACTGAGGGTGGTCCCCCTTAACCACACTGAGGGTGGTCCCCCTTAACCACACTGAGGGTGGTCCCCCTTAATCACCACTGAGGGTGGTCCCCGTTAACCACCACTGAGGGTGTCCCCCTTAACCACCACTGAGGGTGTCCCCCTTAACCCCACTGAGGGTGTCCCCCTTAACCACACTGAGGGTGGTCCCTGTTAACCCCACTGAGAGTGGTCCCCGTTAACCCCACTGAGGGTGGTCCCCGTTAACCACACTGAGGGTGGTCCCCCTTAACCATACTGAGGGTGGTCCCCGTTAACCACTCTGAGGGTGGTCCCCGTTAACCACACTGAGGGTGGTCCCCGTTAACCACACTGAGGGTGGTCCCCCTTAACCCCACTGAGGGTGGTCCCCCTTAACCACACTGAGGGTGGTCCCCCTTAACCACACTGAGGGTGGTCCCCCTGAACCACACTGAGGGTGGTCCCCCTTAACCACACTGAGGGTGGTCCCCGTTAACCACACTGAGGGTGGTCCCCCTTAACCACACTGAGGGTGGTCCCCCTTAACCATACTGAGGGTGGTCCCCCTTAACCACTGAGGGTGGTCCCCATTAACCACACTGAGGGTGGTCCCCCTTAACTACACTGAGGGTGTCTCCCTTAACCACACTGAGGGGGTCCCCCTTAACCACACTGAGGGTGGGTCCCCTGGACCACACTAGGAGGGTTCCTGATCTCTGGGGTGGTTCCTGATCTCTGGGGTGGTTCCTGATCTCTGGGGTGGTTCCTGATCTCTGGGGTGGTTCCTGATCTCTGGGGTGGTTCCTGATCTCTGGGGTGGTTCCTGATCTCGGGGGTGGTTCCTGATCTCTGTTTCCAGGTGAGTTCACTCCCGAGCTGCAGCTCCGGATGAGGCAGGAGATTGAAAAGGAGAAGAAGGTGGAGCGTTGGAAGGAGGCCTTCTTTGAGAACTACTATGGAGAGAAGTAAGTTCTCCTACGCAGGGATTAGAAACATTCTCCGGCCTCCTGCCTACAAGTTCTCCAAATTGTTCCTTTATGCATTCATCTCTAcatatcccctcctctccctctccctcccccctctccctcccccctctcccccctatccctcctctccctctctctcccccctatccctcctctccctcctctccccccctctttccctctcccccctctcccctcctcttccctctctcccccctcccctcctcccctcctctccccctctcccccctccccccctttccccctatcccctcctctctcccccctctccccctcccctctccccctcttccctctctccctctctcccccctcccctcctcccctcctctccccctctccccctctcccccctccccccctttccccctatcccctcctctctcccccctctccccctcccctctccccctcttccctctctccctcctctcccctcccctcctctccccccctcccccctcctgccgTGCAGCTCCGGGCTGAGCTACGAGGAGGCGCAGAGGGAGCTGATGGAGTCTGATCAGGACCGGCCGCcctgccctcctcttcctcctcctcctcctcctcatcaccagCGCTCCTCTGAAGGACCTGTGGCCGAAGCAGCTGAGCCCCGGGGCCCCGAGGACAGAGCagtgggggcccggggccccgaggACAGAGCagtgggggcccggggccccgaggACAGGGCAGTGGGGGCCAGGGGCCCCGAGGACAGGGCagtgggggcccggggccccgaggACAGAGCagtgggggcccggggccccgaggACAGAGCagtgggggcccggggccccgaggACAGGGCagtgggggcccggggccccgaggACAGCAGTCCCTGTCCTGTCCCgaccagacccccagaccagTCTCCCAGACCCCCGCTGGCCAGCAGACCGCCGCCCGTCATGTCGCCCATGCGGACGCGGCGGGCGCGTCACGCGGAGGACCGCCGCCTCAGCCGCTTGGCCCCGCCCACGGCCCCGCCCGCGTCGCCGGGGGAGACGGCCGTACTGCCGGGTCCGAGGCCGGCAGAGGACGGTCTGAAGCCGCTGGTGGCGGAGCGGgccctgggggaggggccagaggTGAGAGCGGCCGCCCCCGAGCCCCCCGACAAGAGCAGCCCCCgaccccccagggcccccccagAGGCGGCGGGGCACCCCGGTCAGCCCGCAGGGCCCCTCCGTACCAATCCCCCTGGGGCCCCAGAACCGGGGAAAAGGAAGTCCCCCAATGAGCCAGAGGGGGAGAAGACCCCCGAGAAAAGACCCCGAACCTCCTCGCCCGCTgcagcaggccccgccccctctccagcAGGCCCCGCCTCTTCTCCAGCAGGCCCCTCTCcagcaggctcctccccctctctagtagcctgctccacctctccagcaggccccgccccctctccagcAGGCTC encodes the following:
- the asxl2 gene encoding LOW QUALITY PROTEIN: putative Polycomb group protein ASXL2 (The sequence of the model RefSeq protein was modified relative to this genomic sequence to represent the inferred CDS: inserted 2 bases in 1 codon; deleted 1 base in 1 codon), giving the protein MRERLKKKKGRTWAEAAKTVLEKYPNTPMSHKEILQVIQRERLKEIRSGTSPLACLNAMLHTNSRGDEGIFYKVPGRMGVYTLKKEGSDGVKKLSGEVHEEEDEEEEEDGSEESSEDLSDSPSSENSSKVLSQERDGGRWRRRVPTKLEPLPPSSPQPRCSSPLVPAAKLISPSQKHGKKALKQALKQQRSQRRQGGVASSQRRQGGVASGQRLILKTVKDTADNISPQTDLCLGPGPRTMAQRGSRLSPRQLKRTKCEIDVETPDSILVNTNLRAIINKHTLSVLPPSCQQRLLKLLPVVDQQACLDGLLKVTGSALNNEFFASAAQSWKERLSEGEFTPELQLRMRQEIEKEKKVERWKEAFFENYYGENSGLSYEEAQRELMESDQDRPPCPPLPPPPPPHHQRSSEGPVAEAAEPRGPEDRAVGARGPEDRAVGARGPEDRAVGARGPEDRAVGARGPEDRAVGARGPEDRAVGARGPEDRAVGARGPEDSSPCPVPTRPPDQSPRPPLASRPPPVMSPMRTRRARHAEDRRLSRLAPPTAPPASPGETAVLPGPRPAEDGLKPLVAERALGEGPEVRAAAPEPPDKSSPRPPRAPPEAAGHPGQPAGPLRTNPPGAPEPGKRKSPNEPEGEKTPEKRPRTSSPAAAGPAPSPAGPASSPAGPSPAGSSPSLVACSTSPAGPAPSPAGSSPAGHAPSPAGPAPSPVGPSPSPAGSSPAGPAPSPAGPSPSTEGPSSSPAGHTPSPAGHTPSPAGPTPSPAGPSPSPAGSSPSPRASSTASPSRPSSMAHQKVPPLKIPVSRILPVPVSPVSPGPGSPRPPPPPLGSPGRPGARTLADIKAKAQLARAQRSAAAAAAAAAASGAAPEGAGPAPGGAGLVAGASVSGEKTPKAPPLSPTSPRPARGPRRPPPPHGTAFPGEVPPPRERGPAAPGPHCLQKPPEGSPRGRKGAAEQPGPSSGPGPRVSSCTPANNPLVTQLLQGKEVPIEQILPRPHAGSKGKAWHXRRAPPPRRGALPDQRLHGDAPDRETQEQILQALMQRKASQRGGAVGGRGAPPAEDRGGGPPPAHRPPPQPGDGLPRPRFSVGCLRRRTARPAMTGHYLLNVATYGRGPQSGPRRPPAAGAPLRGAADTPQDGKDEDLPPPTAGLKEEQQGCSVARQQEPTGAQHRGTAESEAGRRGCGPLGQEASAEPAPPGAGAPPGAGAAPEAGAPPEAGAAARSPWSRADQRSLQRGDGRQGSPEPCPTAPDLSQRPSAAQTQRSPAHRDQDAALGSPYGGTVGASPPPPSERSGGGGVHGSVMSFSVTVTTIPAGHTLAPGPPGEPSTEQSFMEGGGLEEVQSRCYCRLKAMIMCKGCGAFCHDDCIGPSKLCVACLVVR